Proteins from a genomic interval of Capsicum annuum cultivar UCD-10X-F1 chromosome 4, UCD10Xv1.1, whole genome shotgun sequence:
- the LOC107868268 gene encoding 3-hydroxy-3-methylglutaryl-coenzyme A reductase 3 — MDNRRRPIKPHYPSDNIFSDQPDNQDSSIKPSDTLSLPLYLTNCLFFTMFFSVMYFLLHRWREKIRKGFPLHVLSFSEITALVSLIASVIYLLGYFGVEFAQSIVSGKGNNDSWECNDERYVGPPTVRQNVSVKSVMVTDQTVQKIKHVELVDDVVEGKMPSCSLESKLGDCNDNGVAAPPPVRQNVSVKSVMVTDRVELEDDEVIIKLVVEGKIQSYSLESKLGDCKRAAFIRKEALQRTTGKSLEGLPLDGFDYESILGQCCEMPIGYIQIPVGIAGPLLLDGKEYYVPMATTEGCLVASTNRGCKAIYVSGGATSVLFRDGMTRAPVVRFGSAKRAAELKFLVEDPMNFETLSVVFNKSSRFARLQNIQCSIAGKNLYMRFSCSTGDAMGMNMVSKGVQNVLDYLQNEYPDMDIIGISGNYCSDKKPAAVNWIEGRGKSVVCEAIIKEEVVKKVLKTEVAALVELNMLKNLTGSAMAGALGGFNAHASNIVSAVYIATGQDPAQNIESSHCITMMEGVNDGKDLHISVTMPSIEVGTVGGGTQLASQSACLNLLGVKGANREVPGSNARLLATIIAGSVLAGELSLMSAISAGQLVKSHMKYNRSGKDVTKESP; from the exons ATGGACAATCGCCGGCGACCTATAAAACCCCATTACCCTTCCGACAACATTTTTTCCGACCAACCAGATAATCAAGATTCCTCTATCAAACCTTCAGATACACTTTCGTTACCATTGTACCTTACAAATTGTTTGTTCTTTACCATGTTTTTCTCAGTGATGTACTTTCTTCTTCATAGATGGCGCGAGAAAATTCGTAAAGGATTTCCGCTCCACGTGCTTAGTTTCTCGGAAATAACTGCTCTGGTTTCCTTGATTGCTTCGGTTATTTATTTGTTGGGGTATTTTGGTGTTGAGTTTGCTCAGTCAATTGTCTCTGGTAAAGGAAATAATGATTCTTGGGAATGTAATGATGAAAGATATGTCGGTCCACCAACTGTTCGACAAAATGTCTCAGTGAAATCTGTAATGGTAACTGATCAAACTGTGCAGAAAATTAAGCATGTAGAGTTAGTGGACGATGTTGTGGAAGGGAAAATGCCGTCGTGTTCGTTGGAGTCGAAGTTGGGTGACTGTAATGATAATGGTGTTGCAGCTCCACCACCTGTTCGACAAAATGTGTCAGTGAAATCTGTAATGGTAACTGATCGAGTAGAGTTAGAGGATGATGAGGTGATTATAAAATTGGTGGTGGAAGGGAAAATACAGTCGTATTCGTTGGAGTCTAAGTTGGGTGACTGTAAAAGAGCTGCATTTATTCGTAAAGAGGCGTTGCAGAGGACGACAGGGAAGTCATTAGAAGGGTTACCATTGGACGGATTTGATTATGAATCAATTCTCGGACAATGTTGTGAGATGCCGATAGGGTATATTCAAATACCAGTGGGAATAGCTGGACCATTGTTACTTGATGGGAAAGAGTATTATGTGCCAATGGCGACTACAGAAGGATGTTTAGTAGCTAGTACAAACAGGGGTTGTAAAGCTATTTATGTTTCTGGTGGTGCCACGAGTGTTTTGTTTAGAGATGGAATGACTAGAGCTCCTGTAGTTAGGTTCGGAAGTGCGAAGAGAGCTGCAGAGTTGAAGTTTCTCGTTGAGGATCCGATGAATTTTGAGACTCTATCAGTTGTTTTCAACAA ATCAAGCAGATTTGCCAGATTACAAAACATTCAATGTTCAATAGCTGGAAAAAATCTATACATGAGGTTTAGCTGTAGCACTGGTGATGCAATGGGAATGAACATGGTTTCCAAAGGTGTACAAAACGTTCTTGATTACCTTCAAAATGAGTATCCCGACATGGATATCATTGGCATATCTG GGAACTATTGCTCGGACAAGAAACCGGCAGCAGTTAATTGGATTGAGGGAAGAGGAAAGTCGGTAGTTTGTGAAGCAATCATCAAggaagaggtggtgaagaaagttCTGAAAACTGAGGTTGCTGCTCTAGTTGAGCTGAACATGCTTAAAAACCTCACTGGCTCCGCCATGGCTGGTGCACTTGGTGGCTTCAATGCCCATGCCAGTAATATTGTTTCAGCTGTATATATAGCCACTGGCCAGGACCCTGCTCAAAATATTGAGAGCTCTCATTGCATCACTATGATGGAGGGTGTAAATGATGGCAAGGACCTCCATATTTCTGTCACCATGCCTTCAATTGAG GTGGGTACAGTAGGAGGAGGAACTCAACTTGCATCTCAATCAGCTTGCTTGAACTTATTAGGAGTGAAAGGTGCCAACAGGGAGGTTCCAGGGTCAAATGCAAGGCTCTTGGCCACAATTATAGCAGGTTCGGTTCTCGCCGGCGAGCTATCCCTCATGTCAGCTATCTCAGCTGGGCAGCTGGTTAAGAGCCACATGAAATACAATAGATCAGGCAAAGATGTCACAAAGGAATCCCCCTAA